In Candidatus Pelagibacter ubique HIMB140, a single window of DNA contains:
- the ruvX gene encoding Holliday junction resolvase RuvX translates to MITIEEFKKKQSEKCRLIGLDLGSKRIGVSICDEKQLIATPYKTIHKSKNNELIEELKNIIQENNIKAIIIGYPLNMDGSSGSSAQSVYDVSKNIDKEIDVDVCHWDERLSTVGAFNLSSQLDVNVSKREKNIDQNAAAFILQGAIDYLNN, encoded by the coding sequence ATGATCACAATAGAAGAATTTAAAAAAAAACAGTCAGAAAAATGTCGTTTGATAGGTTTAGATTTGGGCTCAAAAAGAATTGGTGTATCAATTTGTGACGAAAAGCAATTAATTGCTACCCCTTATAAAACTATACATAAATCAAAAAATAATGAATTAATTGAAGAGTTAAAAAACATTATTCAAGAGAATAACATCAAGGCAATTATCATTGGTTATCCTTTAAATATGGATGGATCTTCAGGCTCTTCAGCACAGTCAGTCTATGATGTATCTAAAAATATAGATAAAGAGATAGATGTTGATGTGTGTCACTGGGATGAGAGATTGTCAACTGTTGGGGCTTTTAATTTATCAAGCCAATTAGATGTTAATGTATCTAAAAGAGAAAAGAATATAGATCAGAACGCAGCAGCTTTTATTCTTCAGGGAGCCATAGACTATTTAAATAATTAA
- the gatC gene encoding Asp-tRNA(Asn)/Glu-tRNA(Gln) amidotransferase subunit GatC, producing the protein MSIDLKTIKHISKLSRISVDEKKAEKLASDLNSIFDFIEKLNELKTENVEPLTSVAETTLKLRPDEVKSKNLREQIIKNSPKDNEDYFVVPKVIE; encoded by the coding sequence ATGAGCATCGATCTTAAAACCATAAAGCATATATCTAAATTATCAAGAATTTCAGTAGATGAAAAAAAAGCTGAAAAACTTGCTAGTGATTTGAATTCAATTTTTGATTTCATTGAAAAACTCAATGAACTTAAAACTGAAAATGTTGAACCACTTACATCAGTGGCTGAAACGACTTTAAAATTAAGACCCGATGAAGTTAAAAGTAAAAATTTAAGGGAACAAATAATAAAAAATTCTCCAAAAGATAATGAAGATTATTTTGTTGTACCAAAAGTTATAGAATAA
- the gatA gene encoding Asp-tRNA(Asn)/Glu-tRNA(Gln) amidotransferase subunit GatA, protein MSDITKQTLSELVNNIKEKKLSSSEVTQAFVDRSEKSKELNTYITEDYSNALEKAKKFDDYPKLDLKLPGIPMAVKDLFCTANVRTTAGSKILNNFVPTYESTVTQNIWNEGAILIGKLNCDEFAMGSSNETSFFGNVQNPIDKNLVPGGSSGGSSSAVAAQLTPITIGTDTGGSIRQPASFTGTVGLKPTYGSCSRYGIVAFASSLDQAGPMAQNVQDCALLQEVISSYDQKDSTSIDFKRNQYSKELTKDIKGKKIGIPKEYRVDGMPKEIDDLWQKGIEYAKDCGAEIIDISLPHTNYALPTYYIVAPAEASSNLARYDGVKYGFRADGENLIDMYEKTRSEGFGAEVQRRIMIGTYVLSSGYYDAYYLKAQKVRKLIKNDFDEAYKKVDAILTPSTPSSAFKIGEKTNDPVSMYLNDIFTVPVNLAGLPGISIPAGHDSKGYPLGLQIIGKAFDEQNILNIAYAMEEKINFKNKITDWWIK, encoded by the coding sequence ATGTCTGATATAACCAAGCAAACACTTTCTGAATTAGTTAATAATATTAAAGAAAAAAAACTTTCTTCTTCAGAAGTTACCCAAGCTTTTGTTGATAGATCAGAAAAATCAAAAGAATTAAACACTTATATTACTGAAGATTATAGTAATGCTTTAGAAAAAGCTAAAAAATTTGACGACTACCCAAAATTGGATTTAAAATTACCGGGAATACCAATGGCTGTAAAAGATTTATTTTGTACAGCTAATGTAAGAACAACAGCTGGTAGCAAAATATTAAACAATTTTGTACCTACTTATGAGTCTACTGTTACTCAGAATATCTGGAATGAGGGAGCAATTCTTATTGGTAAATTAAATTGTGATGAATTTGCAATGGGATCATCAAATGAAACAAGTTTTTTTGGCAATGTTCAAAATCCGATTGATAAAAATTTAGTTCCAGGTGGTTCATCTGGTGGTTCATCTTCTGCTGTAGCAGCACAATTAACTCCAATTACAATTGGAACTGACACAGGTGGATCTATTAGACAACCGGCGTCATTTACAGGTACAGTGGGTTTAAAACCAACTTATGGTAGTTGTTCAAGATACGGAATAGTTGCTTTTGCATCTTCTCTTGATCAAGCTGGTCCAATGGCTCAAAATGTTCAAGATTGTGCTTTGTTGCAAGAGGTAATTAGCTCATACGATCAAAAAGACTCAACTTCTATTGATTTTAAAAGAAACCAGTACAGCAAAGAATTAACAAAAGACATTAAAGGAAAAAAAATAGGTATACCAAAAGAATATAGAGTTGATGGAATGCCAAAAGAAATTGATGATCTTTGGCAGAAAGGTATTGAGTATGCTAAAGATTGTGGTGCGGAAATAATTGATATTTCTCTTCCACACACAAATTATGCTTTACCAACTTACTATATAGTGGCACCAGCTGAAGCATCTTCTAATCTTGCAAGATATGATGGTGTTAAATATGGCTTTAGAGCTGATGGAGAAAACCTTATTGATATGTATGAAAAAACTAGATCAGAGGGATTTGGAGCCGAAGTTCAAAGAAGAATAATGATAGGTACATATGTTTTATCTTCAGGTTATTACGATGCATATTATTTGAAAGCTCAAAAAGTTAGAAAACTAATTAAAAATGATTTTGATGAAGCGTATAAAAAAGTAGATGCAATATTAACTCCATCAACGCCAAGTTCTGCTTTTAAAATTGGTGAAAAAACAAATGACCCGGTTTCAATGTACTTAAACGATATTTTTACTGTTCCTGTAAATTTAGCAGGTTTACCAGGAATTTCTATTCCAGCTGGTCATGACAGCAAAGGTTACCCTTTAGGTTTACAAATTATTGGAAAAGCATTTGATGAACAAAATATCTTAAACATTGCCTATGCAATGGAAGAAAAAATTAATTTTAAAAATAAAATTACTGATTGGTGGATTAAGTGA
- the gatB gene encoding Asp-tRNA(Asn)/Glu-tRNA(Gln) amidotransferase subunit GatB gives MSKEKSEYLINRNNNQYEVVIGLEVHAQVLSQSKLFSTSATKFGAEPNTQVSLVDAAFPGMLPVINEFCVKQAIKTGIGLKAKINKRSVFDRKNYFYADLPQGYQISQFKDPIVGEGKVILDMPDGQKEVGIERLHLEQDAGKSIHDLDPKNTFVDLNRSGVALMEIVSKPDLRSPEEVNAYIKKLRSIMRYLGTCDGNMQEGSLRADVNVSVRKKGTKDFGTRCEIKNVNSIKFMQMAIEYEANRQVDLIEDGQSVDQETRLFDTKKNETRSMRSKEDAHDYRYFPDPDLLPLEVSDEFIDQLQSEIPELPDEKKKRFIDQFKLTSYEANIMVSDIETSNYFEDVVKKSDVKLATNWIIGELFAALNEKNLEITDSPISAGNLSKLINLIKDGTISGKIAKTLFEQMMEGDKDPKKIVEEKGLKQESDPKALEALIDKVIDNNRDKATEYKSGKVKLFGFFVGQVMKVSGGKANPQLVNEILKKKL, from the coding sequence GTGAGTAAAGAAAAGTCAGAATATTTAATTAATAGAAATAATAATCAATATGAAGTTGTCATTGGTTTAGAGGTTCATGCTCAAGTACTTTCACAATCAAAGTTATTTTCTACGTCAGCTACTAAATTTGGCGCTGAACCAAACACGCAGGTAAGTTTAGTAGACGCTGCTTTTCCTGGAATGCTTCCAGTGATTAATGAATTTTGTGTTAAGCAAGCAATTAAAACTGGAATAGGATTAAAAGCTAAAATTAACAAAAGATCAGTATTCGATAGAAAAAATTATTTTTATGCTGATTTACCACAAGGATACCAAATCTCTCAATTTAAGGACCCAATAGTTGGTGAAGGTAAAGTTATTTTAGATATGCCGGATGGTCAAAAAGAGGTTGGTATTGAAAGATTACACTTAGAACAAGATGCGGGTAAAAGTATTCATGATTTAGATCCAAAAAACACCTTTGTTGATTTAAATAGGTCAGGTGTAGCTTTAATGGAAATTGTTAGCAAACCTGATTTAAGATCACCAGAGGAAGTTAATGCTTATATTAAGAAATTAAGATCAATAATGAGATATTTAGGAACTTGTGATGGTAATATGCAGGAAGGATCTTTGAGAGCAGATGTTAATGTTTCTGTAAGAAAAAAAGGAACAAAAGATTTTGGTACTAGATGTGAAATTAAAAACGTTAATTCTATTAAATTCATGCAAATGGCAATTGAATATGAAGCGAATAGACAAGTTGATTTAATTGAAGATGGACAATCTGTTGATCAAGAAACAAGACTTTTTGATACTAAAAAAAATGAAACAAGATCTATGAGATCAAAAGAAGATGCTCATGATTACAGATATTTCCCAGATCCAGATTTATTACCACTAGAAGTTTCTGATGAATTTATCGATCAATTACAATCAGAAATACCAGAGTTACCCGATGAAAAGAAAAAAAGATTTATAGATCAATTTAAATTAACCTCATATGAAGCAAATATCATGGTTTCAGACATTGAAACCTCAAATTATTTTGAAGATGTTGTTAAAAAATCTGACGTTAAATTAGCAACAAACTGGATCATAGGTGAATTATTTGCTGCACTTAATGAAAAAAATTTAGAAATAACTGATAGTCCAATTAGTGCTGGTAATTTATCAAAATTAATAAATTTAATTAAGGATGGAACAATTTCTGGAAAAATTGCAAAAACTCTTTTTGAACAAATGATGGAAGGGGACAAGGATCCTAAAAAAATTGTTGAAGAAAAAGGTTTAAAACAAGAAAGCGATCCAAAAGCTTTAGAAGCTTTAATAGATAAAGTAATTGATAACAATAGAGATAAAGCTACCGAATATAAATCTGGTAAAGTTAAATTATTTGGCTTCTTTGTTGGACAAGTGATGAAAGTTTCAGGTGGAAAAGCTAACCCTCAGTTAGTAAATGAGATTTTAAAGAAAAAACTTTAG
- a CDS encoding O-methyltransferase encodes MGSDLKISTNIQEYILNNGLDLHKVQKEIISYNESLGDIKRMQISVSQSQFLHLIVKTSNVKKILEIGTFTGLSTLSMSLALPEDGRIIALDKNQETNEIAIKFFEKAKQNHKIQTIIKPALESLNEIKENDFDLIFIDADKKNYKEYYEKSLILLKKHGLIIIDNVLWYGQVVDENCDDKITLTIKDFNNYVSKDKRVEKIIVPLGDGMTVCRKL; translated from the coding sequence ATGGGCTCAGACCTAAAAATTAGCACCAATATTCAAGAGTACATTTTAAATAATGGACTAGATCTTCATAAAGTTCAAAAAGAAATTATTTCTTATAATGAGTCCTTGGGAGATATTAAAAGGATGCAAATATCTGTTTCACAATCTCAATTTTTACACTTAATAGTAAAAACATCTAATGTAAAAAAAATACTAGAGATTGGAACTTTTACTGGTTTAAGTACTTTGTCAATGTCTCTTGCTTTACCAGAAGATGGTAGAATTATTGCGTTAGATAAAAATCAAGAAACTAACGAAATTGCAATAAAATTTTTTGAGAAAGCAAAACAAAATCATAAAATTCAAACAATAATTAAACCTGCTTTAGAAAGTTTGAACGAAATAAAAGAAAATGATTTTGATTTAATTTTTATCGATGCTGATAAAAAAAATTATAAAGAATATTATGAAAAATCTTTAATATTATTAAAGAAACATGGCTTAATAATAATTGATAATGTTCTGTGGTACGGTCAAGTTGTTGATGAAAATTGTGATGATAAAATCACTTTAACTATTAAAGATTTTAATAATTATGTTTCTAAAGATAAGAGAGTTGAAAAAATTATAGTCCCATTAGGTGATGGTATGACAGTTTGTAGAAAATTATAA
- a CDS encoding rhodanese-related sulfurtransferase, with amino-acid sequence MFEVFGFYKFIKISYLKKNQKKLHNQLLNKNIRGTIIISNEGLNGTISGKNKDIKLIKDYLYKLFKFEKFDSINNSKSIFQPFHKPKVKIKKEVVPMNLSLKNRIKKKDSHVNPQKWNSLIKDKKTVLIDARKPFEYKVGTFKGSINPDVDNFRDFPKYLKKLKKNQPIAMFCTGGIRCEKASVFLENKGYNNVYQLKGGILNYLKKTDPKKSLWKGECFVFDNRISLKHGLKIGSYSMCSGCRKPISPKDKKSKKYEEGVSCPNCHDNLTNDQKSRFRMRQKQINLAKKTGKSHIFQKEY; translated from the coding sequence ATGTTTGAAGTATTTGGATTTTATAAGTTTATTAAAATTTCTTATTTAAAGAAAAATCAGAAAAAACTTCACAATCAATTATTAAATAAAAACATACGTGGAACAATTATTATTTCAAATGAAGGGTTAAATGGAACTATTTCTGGAAAAAATAAAGATATTAAATTGATTAAAGATTATTTGTACAAATTATTTAAATTTGAAAAATTTGATAGCATCAATAATTCAAAAAGTATTTTTCAACCGTTTCATAAACCAAAAGTAAAAATTAAAAAAGAAGTGGTTCCAATGAATTTGAGTTTAAAAAACAGAATTAAAAAAAAAGATAGTCATGTTAACCCTCAAAAGTGGAACTCATTAATTAAAGACAAAAAAACAGTCTTAATTGATGCTAGAAAACCTTTTGAGTATAAAGTTGGAACTTTTAAAGGTTCAATTAATCCAGATGTGGATAATTTTCGAGATTTTCCAAAATATCTTAAAAAATTAAAAAAAAATCAACCTATTGCTATGTTTTGTACTGGAGGCATTAGGTGTGAAAAAGCGTCAGTTTTTTTGGAAAACAAAGGCTACAATAATGTCTACCAATTAAAGGGCGGTATTTTAAATTATTTAAAAAAAACAGACCCAAAAAAAAGCTTATGGAAAGGTGAGTGCTTCGTCTTTGACAACAGAATTAGTTTAAAGCATGGTTTGAAAATAGGTTCTTACTCAATGTGTAGTGGTTGTAGAAAACCTATTTCTCCAAAAGATAAAAAATCTAAAAAATATGAAGAAGGTGTTTCTTGTCCAAATTGTCACGATAATTTAACAAATGATCAAAAATCAAGATTTAGAATGAGACAAAAACAAATTAACCTTGCCAAAAAAACTGGAAAAAGTCATATCTTTCAAAAAGAATATTAA
- a CDS encoding MATE family efflux transporter, which yields MNLLKDDVSQLIKKLAIPASVGTLFQTLYTLVDTFYAGKISPEALSALSKSFPIYFLIIATSIGVTVAGTSLIGSSIGEKNEKNVLGYFTNIILYSVIISIIVSIIGFSFSEKLFLTMNSSIEVITLGLEYTNVIFYGTILFILVVALNSFLHAEGDTVTYRNALILSFFLNILLNPIFIFGFLFIPAFGVAGIGYATLIAQFLSLIIVLIKLLKNKRIKEITIQNFKIKFFYIKNIFFQSMPITIAILGYSIAATIVFTYVAFTGEYAVAGYGAATRIEQVVLLPVLGINTAIISIIAQNIGAKYYDRVKQSYFTSVKYGLIIMLASGVLVFVTADSMPKFFSSNTEVIEYGSMYLKISAFILPAYPIFFLSNGFFMALKKSEKAMINNILRNVLVPFLSYYIARSIDADFTTFFYIWAILQWLISILLFFYVKYYINNKLTIG from the coding sequence ATGAATTTATTAAAAGATGACGTCTCTCAACTTATAAAAAAACTTGCAATACCAGCAAGTGTTGGGACATTATTTCAAACATTATACACTCTAGTTGATACTTTTTATGCTGGGAAAATTTCGCCTGAAGCTTTATCTGCATTAAGTAAATCCTTTCCAATCTACTTTCTAATTATCGCCACGTCTATTGGTGTCACTGTTGCTGGAACTTCATTAATTGGTAGTAGTATTGGAGAAAAAAATGAAAAAAATGTATTAGGTTATTTTACAAATATCATTCTTTATTCAGTAATAATTTCAATAATTGTATCGATAATTGGATTTAGTTTTTCTGAAAAATTATTTTTAACAATGAATTCATCCATAGAGGTAATTACTCTTGGCCTTGAGTATACTAATGTAATATTTTATGGAACTATTCTCTTTATTCTGGTTGTTGCTTTAAATTCATTTCTTCATGCTGAGGGAGATACAGTTACATATAGAAATGCTCTTATATTATCTTTTTTTTTAAACATTTTATTAAATCCAATATTTATATTTGGATTTTTATTTATCCCAGCTTTTGGTGTTGCGGGTATAGGTTATGCAACTTTGATTGCACAATTTCTTTCTCTAATAATCGTTTTAATTAAATTGTTAAAAAATAAACGTATTAAAGAGATCACTATTCAAAATTTTAAGATTAAATTTTTCTACATTAAAAACATTTTCTTCCAATCAATGCCAATCACAATAGCTATTCTTGGGTACTCAATTGCTGCAACGATTGTATTTACTTATGTTGCATTTACAGGAGAATATGCCGTTGCTGGTTATGGAGCAGCAACAAGGATAGAGCAGGTTGTCTTACTGCCTGTATTAGGGATAAATACAGCAATAATATCAATTATTGCACAGAATATAGGTGCCAAATATTATGATAGAGTAAAGCAATCTTATTTTACATCAGTAAAATACGGCTTGATTATAATGTTAGCGTCTGGAGTATTGGTGTTTGTAACTGCAGATTCAATGCCAAAATTTTTCTCATCTAACACGGAAGTTATTGAATATGGGTCAATGTATTTAAAAATTTCTGCATTTATCTTACCAGCATACCCAATTTTTTTTCTATCAAATGGTTTCTTTATGGCTTTAAAAAAATCTGAGAAAGCAATGATTAACAATATATTAAGGAACGTTTTGGTTCCATTTTTATCTTATTATATAGCACGTTCTATTGATGCAGACTTTACAACTTTCTTTTATATCTGGGCAATATTGCAATGGTTAATATCAATCTTACTATTCTTTTATGTTAAATATTATATTAACAATAAATTAACTATCGGTTAA
- a CDS encoding thermonuclease family protein, which translates to MFYTKKKLIILIIISSIFFILTHNDVRSENINKISGFAKVVDGDTIKINSKKIRLYGIDAPEKKQKCKKTYLTISFMSFTKDYMCGEVSTQKLIKKINNQKLNCNIIDVDRYNRLIGECFKRNINLNSWMVSNGYAVAYRKYSKKYVSDEINAKNNKLGIWQGKFEMPWDYRRKN; encoded by the coding sequence ATGTTTTATACAAAAAAGAAATTAATAATTTTGATAATTATTTCGTCTATATTTTTTATACTTACACATAACGATGTAAGATCTGAAAATATAAATAAAATCTCAGGTTTTGCTAAAGTTGTTGATGGAGATACAATCAAGATTAATTCAAAAAAAATTCGATTATACGGTATTGATGCACCTGAAAAAAAACAAAAATGTAAAAAAACTTATTTAACAATATCTTTTATGTCTTTCACTAAAGATTATATGTGTGGAGAAGTATCTACTCAAAAGTTAATTAAAAAGATTAATAATCAAAAATTGAATTGTAATATTATAGACGTTGATAGGTATAATAGGTTAATAGGTGAGTGTTTTAAAAGAAATATAAATTTAAATTCTTGGATGGTTTCTAATGGTTATGCAGTAGCATATAGAAAGTATTCTAAAAAATATGTTTCTGATGAAATTAATGCCAAAAATAACAAATTAGGTATTTGGCAAGGTAAATTTGAAATGCCGTGGGATTATAGGCGTAAAAATTAA
- a CDS encoding sarcosine oxidase subunit gamma, which translates to MLSYNQVTNSEINNNGVSVKEIAPIMKLNLRGKTREFFTNVGKSLNMILPTEANTSSISDKLTAIWLSPDEWMIVSNETTSKETNTYQLNDILFNNISKTSLGAVTDVTDQFVQLEIKGEKIYELFSSGCPFNFNLFREKKGSTTQTLLNHIDVIFHNKDENIVNLFVRRSFAKHLWEWMEDSSSRL; encoded by the coding sequence ATGCTTAGTTATAATCAAGTAACAAATAGTGAAATTAATAACAACGGTGTTTCTGTAAAAGAAATTGCACCAATAATGAAATTAAATTTAAGAGGCAAAACAAGAGAATTTTTTACAAATGTAGGAAAAAGTTTAAATATGATTTTGCCAACAGAAGCAAATACATCCTCAATTAGTGATAAACTTACTGCAATATGGTTAAGTCCAGATGAATGGATGATTGTATCAAATGAGACTACTAGCAAGGAAACCAATACATACCAATTAAATGATATATTATTTAACAATATTTCAAAAACATCATTAGGAGCAGTAACTGATGTAACTGACCAATTTGTTCAATTAGAGATAAAAGGTGAAAAAATATATGAACTTTTTTCCTCAGGATGTCCTTTTAATTTTAACTTATTTCGTGAAAAAAAAGGGTCAACAACTCAAACTTTGCTAAATCATATAGATGTTATTTTTCACAATAAGGACGAAAATATTGTTAATTTATTTGTTAGAAGATCATTTGCTAAACACCTTTGGGAATGGATGGAAGATAGCTCTTCAAGATTATAA
- a CDS encoding sarcosine oxidase subunit alpha family protein — protein sequence MSENLRVKSSQYIDETTRVSFKFNGTTYYGFKGDTLASALLANNVHLVGRSFKYHRPRGIMTSGSEEPNAIVQINPNTNRTEPNVRATEVEIYEGMEASSQNCWPSVNFDIGGINNFLSPLLPAGFYYKTFMWPASFWEKYEYFIRHSAGLGKSPTSNDPDIYDHRNIHCDVLVVGAGISGILAAKNAAKNNYKTLLLDEKNELGGSTIYENNESNKIDNKISSEWLKKEIEELKIIKNLEIKTRTSVAAYHQYNYLLARENLTDHLEKKDKSNKIRQRLLKIRAKKVILATGALERPMVFNNNDRPGIMLSSAIKKYSNFYGVACGRKIVFFTNNDSAYESALSLNDKGIKVEAIVDIRKQSETNLEKRVIDAGVKIYWEHTVVDTSGYKRLNNVSIMKLSNDGTSVTGNKISISCDCLGVAGGWTPAVHLYTQSGSKLAFDEDKKIFIPNKNNSDQISVGSCCGDFKLDEILKNLNEKLKDFLDINKTDFENITVNNDQEISKRNIWLLPSDKALGKTKPFVDYQNDATAKDIKLALREGFRSIEHVKRYTTTGMGTDQGKLGNMHALGIIADTAGVKMGELGTTTFRPPYTPLTFGTIVGRNVGKFFDIFRRTPMNDWHVEKKAEFENVGQWKRAWYYPINGETMHQAVQRESKAARESSGILDASTLGKIDIQGSDASEFLNRVYTNAWSKLGIGKCRYGLMLNEDGMVYDDGVTTRLGENHYLMTTTTGGAANVLGKLEDYLQTEWPELDVYLTSVTDQFATASLCGPNSKKILKKIIPDLDLSDEKFPHMSFKEAKIGSIVCRIMRISFTGEQSFEINVQASYGKDLWQKCIEAGKEFNITPYGTETMHLLRAEKGFIIVGQDTDGTMTPIDLQMDWIVSKKKYDFIGKRSLYRSDTMREDRKQLVGLLTDDPKVVLEEGAQIVSELNKSPIEMLGHVTSSYFSPNLNKSIALAVVRGGKDMMGKKLFIPMEDKTINVTVSNPVFFDQTNERLNA from the coding sequence ATGTCAGAAAATTTAAGAGTTAAATCTAGTCAATATATTGATGAAACAACAAGAGTTTCGTTTAAATTTAATGGTACAACTTATTATGGATTTAAAGGAGACACACTTGCTTCTGCTTTATTGGCAAATAATGTTCATTTAGTAGGTAGAAGTTTTAAATACCATAGACCAAGAGGTATTATGACATCAGGTTCTGAGGAGCCCAATGCAATTGTTCAAATCAATCCCAATACTAATAGAACTGAACCAAATGTTAGGGCAACTGAAGTTGAAATATATGAAGGAATGGAGGCATCGAGTCAAAATTGCTGGCCAAGTGTAAACTTTGATATTGGTGGAATAAATAATTTTTTATCACCCCTACTTCCTGCAGGATTTTATTACAAAACATTTATGTGGCCTGCAAGCTTCTGGGAAAAATATGAATACTTTATAAGACACTCAGCAGGACTGGGGAAATCACCAACATCAAACGATCCTGACATTTACGATCACAGAAATATTCATTGTGATGTTCTTGTTGTTGGTGCAGGTATATCTGGAATTCTAGCAGCTAAAAATGCTGCAAAGAATAACTACAAAACTTTACTTTTAGATGAAAAAAATGAATTGGGAGGATCAACTATTTATGAAAACAATGAAAGTAATAAAATTGATAACAAAATTTCATCTGAATGGTTAAAAAAAGAAATTGAAGAACTTAAAATTATTAAAAATTTAGAAATAAAAACTAGAACAAGTGTTGCTGCCTACCATCAATATAATTATTTGCTAGCAAGAGAGAACTTAACAGATCATTTAGAAAAAAAAGATAAGTCAAATAAAATTAGACAAAGATTACTCAAAATAAGAGCAAAGAAGGTAATTTTGGCAACAGGTGCTTTGGAAAGACCGATGGTATTTAATAATAATGATAGACCTGGAATAATGCTTTCTTCTGCAATTAAAAAATATAGTAATTTTTATGGTGTTGCCTGTGGTAGGAAGATTGTATTTTTTACAAATAATGACAGTGCATATGAAAGTGCACTTTCATTAAACGATAAAGGTATCAAAGTTGAAGCAATAGTTGATATTAGAAAGCAATCCGAAACAAATTTAGAAAAAAGAGTTATTGATGCAGGTGTAAAAATATACTGGGAACATACAGTTGTTGATACCTCTGGTTATAAAAGATTAAACAATGTCTCAATAATGAAATTATCAAATGATGGAACTTCAGTAACCGGAAATAAAATTTCTATTTCATGTGATTGTTTAGGGGTTGCCGGTGGATGGACTCCGGCTGTTCACCTATATACTCAGTCAGGTAGCAAACTTGCTTTTGATGAGGATAAAAAAATATTTATTCCAAATAAAAATAATTCAGATCAAATAAGTGTTGGATCTTGTTGTGGTGATTTTAAACTTGATGAAATACTTAAAAACTTAAATGAAAAACTAAAAGATTTTTTAGATATAAATAAAACAGATTTTGAAAATATTACTGTTAATAACGACCAAGAGATTTCAAAAAGAAATATATGGTTATTACCGTCTGATAAAGCTTTAGGCAAAACTAAGCCTTTTGTTGATTATCAAAATGATGCAACTGCAAAAGATATAAAATTAGCACTAAGAGAGGGTTTCAGATCTATCGAACATGTCAAAAGATATACAACAACTGGAATGGGAACTGATCAAGGAAAATTAGGAAATATGCATGCTTTGGGAATAATAGCAGATACAGCAGGTGTTAAGATGGGAGAACTTGGAACGACTACTTTTAGACCTCCTTATACTCCTTTAACATTTGGAACAATTGTAGGACGTAATGTTGGTAAGTTTTTTGATATTTTTAGAAGAACACCTATGAATGATTGGCATGTTGAAAAAAAAGCAGAATTTGAAAATGTTGGTCAATGGAAAAGAGCTTGGTACTACCCAATCAATGGCGAAACTATGCACCAAGCAGTTCAAAGAGAAAGCAAAGCCGCAAGAGAAAGTTCAGGAATATTGGATGCGTCCACACTTGGTAAGATTGATATACAAGGAAGTGATGCCTCAGAGTTTTTAAATAGAGTTTATACAAATGCATGGTCAAAACTTGGCATTGGCAAATGTAGATATGGTTTAATGTTAAATGAAGATGGTATGGTATATGATGATGGTGTTACTACAAGATTAGGTGAAAATCACTATCTAATGACAACAACAACTGGTGGTGCAGCAAATGTTCTTGGAAAATTAGAGGATTACCTTCAAACTGAATGGCCAGAATTAGATGTATATTTAACTTCAGTTACAGATCAATTTGCTACAGCAAGTTTGTGTGGCCCTAATAGCAAAAAAATTCTTAAAAAAATTATTCCTGATTTAGATTTGTCTGATGAAAAATTTCCACACATGTCTTTTAAAGAAGCAAAAATCGGAAGTATTGTTTGCAGAATTATGAGAATAAGTTTCACAGGTGAGCAAAGTTTTGAAATTAATGTGCAGGCAAGTTATGGAAAAGATCTATGGCAGAAATGTATAGAGGCTGGTAAAGAATTTAATATTACTCCTTATGGTACAGAAACTATGCACTTATTAAGAGCTGAAAAAGGTTTTATTATTGTTGGCCAAGATACAGACGGAACAATGACACCAATAGATTTACAAATGGATTGGATTGTTAGTAAAAAGAAATATGATTTTATTGGCAAAAGATCTCTTTACAGATCAGATACTATGAGAGAAGACAGAAAACAATTGGTGGGATTATTAACAGATGACCCTAAAGTTGTATTAGAGGAAGGAGCACAAATTGTTTCTGAACTAAACAAAAGTCCTATTGAAATGCTTGGTCATGTTACATCAAGTTACTTTAGCCCTAATTTAAATAAATCTATAGCCCTAGCTGTTGTCAGAGGTGGGAAAGATATGATGGGTAAAAAACTATTTATCCCTATGGAAGATAAAACAATTAATGTAACTGTTTCAAATCCAGTATTTTTTGATCAAACTAATGAAAGATTAAATGCTTAG